A region from the Paenarthrobacter aurescens genome encodes:
- the argJ gene encoding bifunctional glutamate N-acetyltransferase/amino-acid acetyltransferase ArgJ, with the protein MTITAPKGFRAAGVKAGIKASGNPDLALVVNDGPQKSAAAVFTSNRVAAAPVHWSRQVVSDGRVDAVVLNSGGANACTGPQGFQNTHATAEKVAEVLGVSASDVVVCSTGLIGEQLPMDKILPGVDAAFRELSEDGGSAAATAIMTTDSVSKEAVFTGTDAQGKEFTVGGIAKGAGMLAPGLATMLVVLTTDAEVPANELDVVLRDAARVTFDRADSDGCMSTNDTVVLLASGASEALPSAEQLSEAVTSVCAELARKLIGDAEGASHDIAIRTFNAASERDAEIVSRSVARSNLFKAAIFGKDPNWGRVLSAVGTTDAVFEADQLNVAMNGVQICRNGAIGDDRNLVDLEPREVLVEIDLQAGDAEATIWTNDLTHDYVHENSAYSS; encoded by the coding sequence GTGACCATTACCGCCCCCAAGGGATTTCGCGCCGCCGGCGTCAAAGCCGGTATCAAGGCCTCCGGCAACCCGGACCTGGCTTTGGTAGTCAATGACGGGCCGCAAAAGTCCGCGGCCGCAGTCTTCACCTCGAACCGCGTCGCTGCCGCCCCGGTTCACTGGTCGCGCCAGGTAGTCAGCGATGGCCGTGTGGACGCCGTTGTGCTGAACTCCGGTGGAGCCAATGCCTGCACCGGTCCGCAGGGTTTCCAGAACACCCACGCCACCGCAGAGAAGGTGGCGGAGGTCCTGGGAGTCTCAGCTTCTGACGTTGTAGTGTGCTCAACCGGCCTGATCGGTGAGCAACTGCCCATGGACAAGATTCTTCCCGGCGTGGACGCTGCCTTCCGCGAATTGTCCGAAGATGGCGGCTCCGCTGCCGCCACGGCCATCATGACCACGGACAGCGTTTCCAAGGAAGCCGTTTTCACCGGCACTGATGCCCAGGGCAAGGAGTTCACCGTAGGTGGCATTGCCAAGGGTGCCGGCATGTTGGCGCCGGGCCTGGCAACCATGCTGGTGGTCCTCACCACCGACGCCGAGGTTCCTGCCAATGAGCTGGACGTCGTCCTCCGCGACGCCGCCCGTGTCACCTTTGACCGGGCAGACTCGGACGGCTGCATGTCCACCAATGACACGGTAGTGCTGCTGGCATCCGGAGCCTCCGAGGCTTTGCCTTCTGCCGAGCAGTTGAGCGAGGCCGTCACCAGCGTCTGCGCCGAACTGGCACGCAAGCTGATCGGCGATGCCGAGGGCGCCAGCCACGACATCGCTATCCGGACCTTCAATGCCGCCAGCGAACGCGACGCGGAAATCGTCAGCCGCAGCGTTGCCCGTTCCAACCTGTTCAAAGCCGCCATCTTCGGCAAGGACCCCAACTGGGGTCGCGTGCTCTCTGCAGTGGGAACAACTGACGCCGTCTTTGAGGCAGACCAGCTCAATGTGGCCATGAACGGTGTGCAGATTTGCCGCAACGGTGCAATCGGCGATGACCGCAACCTGGTGGATCTGGAACCGCGCGAGGTGCTGGTCGAAATCGACCTGCAGGCCGGCGATGCCGAGGCCACCATTTGGACCAATGACCTCACGCACGATTACGTGCATGAGAACAGCGCCTACTCGAGCTGA
- the argB gene encoding acetylglutamate kinase: MTSHTRETTSTSHVSAETAQDKAGTLIEALPWIQRFAGTTMVIKYGGNAMVNDDLRRAFAEDIVFLHHVGIHPVVVHGGGPQINSMLGRLGIESEFKGGLRVTTPEAMDVVRMVLTGQVGRELVGLINSHGPYAVGMSGEDGGLLRAVRTGTVVDGEEVDLGLVGEVVGVDPDGITDILDAGRIPVISTVAPEIVDDGNGSGPTTGQVLNVNADTAAAAVASALGATKLVILTDVEGLYANWPDKSSLISSLTASELREMLPKLESGMIPKMAACLKAIDEGVERAHIVDGRLAHSMLLETFTTAGIGTQVVPDEEVNA; this comes from the coding sequence ATGACTTCGCACACCCGCGAGACGACGTCCACGAGCCATGTCTCTGCCGAAACAGCCCAGGACAAAGCCGGCACGCTGATCGAAGCACTGCCGTGGATCCAGCGCTTCGCTGGCACCACCATGGTGATCAAATACGGTGGCAACGCCATGGTCAACGATGACCTCCGCCGTGCCTTCGCCGAGGACATTGTGTTCCTCCACCACGTTGGTATCCATCCCGTGGTGGTTCACGGCGGCGGCCCCCAGATCAACTCCATGCTCGGCCGCCTCGGCATTGAATCAGAGTTCAAGGGCGGCCTGCGCGTCACCACTCCCGAAGCCATGGACGTGGTCCGTATGGTCCTCACCGGGCAGGTGGGGCGTGAACTAGTAGGCCTCATCAACTCCCACGGGCCCTACGCCGTGGGCATGTCAGGCGAAGATGGCGGCCTGTTGCGCGCTGTCCGTACGGGCACTGTTGTTGATGGCGAAGAGGTGGATCTGGGCCTGGTGGGCGAAGTGGTGGGCGTGGATCCCGATGGCATTACAGACATCCTCGACGCCGGCCGCATCCCGGTGATTTCCACGGTGGCACCCGAGATCGTTGACGACGGCAACGGCTCCGGTCCCACCACGGGTCAAGTCCTCAACGTCAACGCCGACACCGCAGCTGCAGCCGTTGCTTCAGCCTTGGGCGCCACCAAGCTTGTCATCCTCACCGACGTTGAAGGCCTGTACGCCAACTGGCCGGACAAATCCTCGCTGATCTCCTCTCTGACGGCTTCTGAACTCCGTGAGATGCTGCCCAAGCTCGAATCCGGCATGATCCCCAAAATGGCCGCTTGCCTGAAGGCTATTGACGAGGGCGTGGAACGCGCACACATCGTGGACGGCCGTCTCGCGCACTCCATGCTGCTGGAAACCTTCACCACGGCAGGCATCGGCACGCAAGTAGTACCTGACGAGGAAGTGAACGCATGA
- a CDS encoding acetylornithine transaminase, with translation MTGVSNGADWLARYSSSLMGVFGTPQRVLVRGAGCLVWDADGKEYLDLLGGIAVNALGHAHPFVTSVISSQLATLGHVSNFFTSPTQIALAEKLLALSKAPNGSKVFFANSGTEANEAAFKLARRNNGDGKRTRIIALEGAFHGRTMGALALTAKEAYRAPFEPLPGGVVHIPFGDIDALRAAVDDSTAALFLEPIQGEAGVRPLSAEYLQAAREVTSAAGALLILDEVQTGIGRTGKWLASEDAGIVPDAMTLAKGLGGGFPVGALITFGSTTSALLTAGQHGTTFGGNPVATAAALATLHAIESQGVLQNVLTVGEHLREGLAGVEAVTEVRGEGLLIGFDVNADIAPAMVSAALDAGFIINSPGPRTIRLAPPLILTIDQADRFLDALPTLIATATAQTAKDAQ, from the coding sequence ATGACTGGGGTGAGTAATGGTGCTGACTGGCTGGCCCGTTACTCGTCCTCGCTCATGGGTGTTTTCGGTACTCCGCAGCGGGTCTTGGTCCGTGGCGCCGGCTGCCTCGTGTGGGATGCCGACGGCAAGGAATACCTGGACCTCCTGGGCGGCATTGCGGTGAACGCGCTGGGTCATGCCCACCCGTTTGTTACGTCGGTGATTTCGAGTCAGCTGGCCACACTCGGCCATGTCTCGAACTTCTTCACCAGCCCTACGCAGATTGCCCTGGCGGAAAAGCTGCTGGCGCTCAGCAAAGCTCCGAATGGTTCCAAGGTGTTCTTCGCGAACTCCGGTACTGAGGCCAACGAGGCCGCGTTCAAGTTGGCGCGCCGTAACAACGGTGACGGGAAGCGCACCAGGATCATTGCGCTGGAAGGTGCATTCCATGGCCGCACCATGGGTGCTCTGGCGCTCACGGCCAAAGAGGCTTACCGTGCGCCTTTTGAGCCACTGCCCGGTGGCGTGGTGCACATTCCGTTCGGTGACATCGATGCCCTGCGCGCCGCCGTCGACGATTCCACAGCGGCCCTTTTCCTGGAGCCGATCCAAGGCGAAGCGGGCGTCCGGCCACTCAGCGCCGAATATTTGCAGGCAGCCCGCGAAGTGACCAGCGCAGCCGGTGCTCTTCTCATCCTTGATGAAGTCCAAACGGGCATTGGCCGCACTGGAAAGTGGCTGGCCAGCGAAGATGCCGGAATTGTGCCCGATGCCATGACCCTCGCCAAGGGCCTGGGCGGCGGCTTCCCCGTGGGTGCCTTGATTACCTTTGGAAGTACGACGTCGGCCCTGCTCACCGCCGGGCAGCACGGCACCACTTTTGGTGGCAACCCGGTGGCTACGGCTGCGGCGCTGGCCACACTGCACGCGATCGAAAGCCAAGGCGTGCTGCAGAACGTGCTGACGGTCGGGGAGCACCTTCGCGAAGGCCTTGCTGGCGTGGAAGCTGTCACCGAGGTTCGCGGTGAGGGGCTGCTGATCGGCTTCGATGTGAACGCCGACATCGCCCCGGCCATGGTATCCGCGGCCTTGGACGCAGGCTTCATCATTAACAGCCCTGGCCCCCGGACCATCCGCCTGGCACCTCCGCTGATCCTCACCATCGATCAAGCGGACCGCTTCCTGGACGCTCTTCCCACCCTGATTGCCACGGCTACAGCCCAAACCGCTAAGGATGCCCAGTGA
- a CDS encoding AlkA N-terminal domain-containing protein, producing the protein MDFWQRYRAIDARDTRFDGQFFTAVSSTGIYCRPSCPARTPKAENVTFYETSAAAHEAGYRACKRCLPEAVPGTPAWNLRSDVAGRAMRLINDGVITREGVDGLAHRLGYSPRQLNRILSNELGAGPLSLARASRAQTARTLLVSTDMLLADVAFASGFNSVRQFNDTIGEVFAMTPTAVRATGAKSGQRRSTAAPGSLTLNLPYREPFDSGIFDFLAVRAVAGIEAANTSTDAPGTNSSRTYARTLRLPRGNASFTVSYNPSVAGKPLQLTTTAVDLHDLPALMSRVRRLFDLDADPLAIDDALAKDPRLTSSVAGIPGIRVPGAVDPHELLIRAMIGQQITVAAARTALTQLSAAGSFVEGAAPGLDRLFPTAAELAEHGRDLLRGPQRRIDSIVAAAEAMAAGELDFGYGDSLESLGRKLLPLPGVGPWTVGYVAMRVLGAPDVFLANDAAVRNGLKSLPSVTELSTDFREVSPWRSYATMHLWRAAAVKARGTPRS; encoded by the coding sequence ATGGACTTCTGGCAGCGCTACCGGGCAATCGACGCGCGCGACACCCGCTTTGACGGGCAATTCTTCACTGCCGTCAGCTCCACCGGCATCTACTGCCGGCCCTCCTGCCCTGCCCGTACGCCCAAAGCTGAGAACGTCACGTTCTACGAAACCTCCGCAGCCGCCCACGAAGCCGGATACCGCGCCTGCAAGCGCTGCCTACCGGAAGCCGTTCCCGGAACTCCCGCGTGGAACCTCCGTTCCGACGTCGCCGGCCGGGCCATGCGGCTGATCAACGACGGCGTGATCACTCGCGAAGGCGTGGACGGACTCGCTCACCGCTTGGGCTACTCCCCGCGTCAGCTCAACCGCATTCTCAGCAACGAACTAGGTGCCGGTCCCCTCTCGCTGGCGCGGGCCAGCAGGGCCCAAACCGCCAGGACCCTGCTGGTATCCACGGACATGCTGCTGGCCGACGTTGCTTTCGCATCCGGCTTCAACAGTGTGCGGCAATTCAACGACACCATCGGCGAGGTCTTTGCCATGACGCCGACGGCGGTGCGTGCCACCGGGGCAAAGTCCGGCCAACGCCGGAGTACCGCAGCCCCTGGCTCCCTTACGCTCAATCTGCCGTACAGGGAGCCCTTTGACTCCGGCATTTTCGACTTTTTGGCGGTTCGAGCTGTAGCGGGCATAGAGGCGGCGAATACCTCGACGGACGCACCCGGGACCAATTCCAGCAGAACCTATGCCCGTACCCTGCGCCTGCCTCGGGGCAATGCGTCTTTCACGGTCTCCTACAACCCCTCAGTTGCCGGCAAACCGTTGCAACTGACCACCACCGCCGTGGACCTCCACGACCTCCCGGCACTGATGAGCCGGGTCCGGAGGTTGTTCGACCTGGACGCGGATCCCCTAGCGATCGATGACGCATTGGCAAAGGATCCGCGGTTGACGTCAAGCGTCGCTGGGATCCCCGGGATTCGGGTGCCCGGGGCTGTGGATCCCCACGAGCTGCTCATCCGGGCCATGATCGGCCAACAGATCACCGTGGCTGCCGCCCGCACGGCCCTGACCCAGTTGTCCGCAGCCGGATCCTTCGTCGAGGGCGCCGCCCCCGGCTTGGACAGATTATTTCCGACGGCCGCTGAACTGGCCGAACACGGCCGCGACCTCCTGCGGGGGCCACAGCGGAGGATAGACTCCATCGTCGCCGCCGCTGAGGCCATGGCCGCTGGGGAGCTCGACTTCGGCTACGGCGATTCCCTGGAAAGTCTTGGGCGGAAACTGCTCCCCCTCCCGGGCGTGGGGCCCTGGACTGTCGGCTACGTGGCCATGCGCGTTTTGGGCGCACCCGATGTTTTCCTCGCCAACGACGCCGCGGTGCGGAACGGCTTGAAGTCGCTGCCGTCGGTCACCGAACTCAGCACCGATTTCCGGGAGGTCAGCCCCTGGCGCTCTTACGCCACCATGCACCTGTGGCGCGCGGCAGCGGTCAAGGCCAGGGGCACTCCGCGTTCTTGA
- a CDS encoding argininosuccinate synthase, whose protein sequence is MTERIVLAYSGGLDTSVAIGWIGEATGAEVIAVAVDVGQGGESLETIRQRALGCGAVEAYVADARDEFANEYAMPTLKANALYQGHYPLVSAISRPVIVKHLVKAAREFGATTVAHGCTGKGNDQVRFEVGIQTLGPDLKCIAPVRDLALTRDKAIAFAEEKGLPIETTKKNPYSIDQNVWGRAVETGYLEDIWNAPTKDIYDYTATPEFPPAPDEVTISFQAGVPVAIDGVKVTPLQAIQELNRRAGAQGVGRIDVVEDRLVGIKSREIYEAPGAMALITAHKHLEDITIEREQARFKATVGQRWAELVYDGQWFSPLKRSLDAFIEDTQQYVSGDIRMVLHGGQAIVNGRRSDTSLYDFDLATYDTGDTFDQSMARGFIELWGMSSKVASGRDLRVAGQ, encoded by the coding sequence GTGACTGAGCGCATTGTTCTGGCCTACTCCGGTGGCCTTGATACTTCCGTAGCCATCGGCTGGATCGGTGAAGCCACCGGCGCCGAGGTCATCGCTGTGGCGGTCGATGTTGGACAGGGCGGCGAGTCCCTGGAGACCATTCGCCAGCGCGCCCTCGGTTGCGGCGCCGTCGAAGCTTACGTGGCCGACGCCCGTGACGAGTTCGCCAACGAGTACGCCATGCCCACCCTGAAGGCCAACGCCCTCTACCAGGGCCACTACCCGTTGGTTTCGGCCATTTCCCGCCCGGTGATCGTGAAGCACCTGGTGAAGGCTGCCCGCGAATTCGGCGCCACCACGGTCGCTCACGGTTGCACGGGCAAGGGCAACGACCAAGTCCGTTTTGAAGTTGGCATCCAGACCCTCGGCCCGGACCTGAAGTGCATCGCCCCGGTCCGCGACCTCGCCCTGACCCGCGACAAGGCCATTGCCTTCGCCGAGGAAAAGGGTCTTCCGATCGAGACCACCAAGAAGAACCCGTATTCGATCGACCAGAACGTTTGGGGACGCGCCGTGGAGACCGGCTACCTCGAGGACATCTGGAACGCCCCCACCAAGGACATCTACGACTACACCGCCACTCCGGAATTCCCGCCGGCACCGGATGAGGTCACCATCTCCTTCCAGGCCGGTGTTCCGGTAGCGATCGACGGCGTGAAGGTCACCCCGCTGCAGGCCATCCAGGAACTGAACCGCCGTGCAGGCGCCCAGGGCGTTGGCCGGATCGACGTTGTTGAGGACCGCCTTGTTGGCATCAAGTCCCGCGAAATCTACGAGGCCCCGGGTGCCATGGCGCTGATCACCGCGCACAAGCACCTCGAGGACATCACCATCGAGCGCGAGCAGGCCCGCTTCAAGGCAACTGTTGGCCAGCGTTGGGCCGAGCTGGTGTACGACGGCCAGTGGTTCTCCCCGCTGAAGCGCTCCTTGGACGCTTTCATCGAAGACACCCAGCAGTACGTTTCCGGAGACATCCGCATGGTCCTTCACGGTGGCCAGGCAATCGTCAACGGTCGTCGCTCGGACACTTCGCTGTACGACTTCGACCTCGCCACCTACGACACCGGCGACACCTTCGACCAGTCCATGGCACGCGGCTTCATCGAGCTGTGGGGCATGTCCTCCAAGGTTGCCTCGGGCCGCGACCTCCGCGTCGCAGGGCAGTGA
- a CDS encoding maleylpyruvate isomerase family mycothiol-dependent enzyme — translation MTQITPEALPAELHKAASTVFRLLSKMDESSVAEPSELPGWTRGHVLAHIAGISKAMARQLDYARRGETIELYDGGMDGRNKAIELAAGHSLARHTEAVTSAVDAAVAAFDALGPNEWQARIAYRDGTVLDGGLALWRELTIHASDLKLGFGPETWSRPFCEHLIGFLEARVPDSSKFVLQPTGLPQRSIGSGGTSIAITGMLTDIAAWLAGREPSLGSLRATAAADGVDLPELLPWPAALPAPR, via the coding sequence ATGACTCAGATCACCCCTGAGGCGCTGCCCGCAGAGCTTCACAAAGCCGCAAGCACCGTCTTCCGCCTCCTGTCCAAGATGGACGAATCCTCCGTCGCTGAACCGTCTGAACTGCCAGGCTGGACCCGCGGCCACGTTCTGGCGCACATCGCCGGTATATCCAAAGCGATGGCCCGGCAACTGGACTATGCCCGCCGCGGCGAGACCATTGAGCTCTACGACGGCGGCATGGACGGCCGGAACAAGGCGATCGAGCTCGCGGCCGGACACAGCCTGGCCCGGCACACGGAAGCTGTCACCTCCGCAGTGGATGCCGCCGTTGCCGCCTTTGATGCCTTGGGGCCGAACGAATGGCAGGCGCGCATCGCGTACCGGGACGGAACAGTGCTGGACGGCGGTCTGGCGTTGTGGCGTGAACTGACCATCCATGCCTCGGACCTGAAGCTGGGGTTCGGACCGGAGACGTGGAGCCGTCCCTTCTGCGAACACCTCATCGGGTTCCTCGAAGCACGCGTGCCGGACTCATCCAAGTTTGTTTTGCAGCCGACGGGCCTTCCGCAGCGAAGCATTGGGAGCGGTGGCACGTCCATCGCCATCACCGGCATGCTCACGGACATCGCTGCGTGGCTGGCGGGCAGGGAGCCCAGTCTGGGGAGCCTCCGCGCCACTGCGGCCGCCGACGGCGTTGACCTCCCGGAGTTGCTGCCCTGGCCCGCCGCATTGCCCGCGCCCCGCTAA
- the argH gene encoding argininosuccinate lyase has translation MSPQQGPGTQGSPAERSEVGERSGTNEGALWGGRFAGGPADALAALSKSTHFDWRLARYDIAGSKAHARVLAKAGLLDDAELEGMLTALTQLDEDVASGAYLPAESDEDVHGSLERGLIERAGTQLGGKLRAGRSRNDQVATLGRMFLRDHARIIARGVLATIEALVEQAKAHHGVAMPGRTHLQHAQPVLLSHHLLAHAWALLRDVQRLQDWDKRAGVSPYGSGALAGSSLGLDPEAVAADLGFFSAVHNSIDGTASRDVFAEFAWVCSMIGVDLSRISEEVIFWATKEFSFVTLHDSYSTGSSIMPQKKNPDVAELARGKAGRLIGNLTGLLATLKGLPLAYNRDLQEDKEPVFDAADTLELLLPAVSGMIATLKFNTERMESLAPQGFALATDIAEWLVRQGVPFREAHELSGAAVKQAEGRGVELWDLTDEEYAAISEHLTPEVRSVLSTEGSLSSRNSQGGTAPAAVERQLKALEAELDAVRSYAG, from the coding sequence GTGAGTCCTCAGCAGGGCCCCGGGACGCAGGGGTCCCCGGCCGAGCGGAGCGAGGTTGGGGAGCGTTCAGGGACAAATGAAGGTGCGCTGTGGGGCGGCCGGTTCGCCGGCGGCCCTGCGGATGCGCTGGCAGCACTGAGCAAGTCCACTCACTTTGACTGGCGGCTTGCCCGCTACGACATCGCCGGTTCCAAGGCCCACGCCCGCGTGCTGGCCAAAGCCGGATTGCTGGACGACGCCGAACTCGAAGGCATGCTCACCGCCCTCACCCAGCTGGACGAGGACGTCGCCAGCGGCGCCTATCTCCCGGCTGAGAGCGACGAGGACGTGCACGGGTCACTGGAACGCGGACTTATTGAGCGTGCCGGGACCCAGTTGGGCGGCAAGCTCCGGGCCGGCCGTTCCCGCAACGATCAGGTTGCCACCCTTGGCCGCATGTTCCTGCGTGACCATGCCCGGATCATCGCCCGCGGTGTCCTTGCCACCATTGAGGCCCTCGTTGAGCAGGCCAAGGCCCATCACGGTGTAGCCATGCCCGGCCGGACACACCTTCAGCACGCACAGCCGGTGTTGCTCAGCCATCACCTGCTGGCCCACGCCTGGGCCCTGCTGCGCGATGTGCAGCGGCTTCAGGACTGGGACAAGCGTGCCGGTGTTTCGCCTTATGGTTCCGGTGCACTTGCTGGCTCCTCCTTGGGCTTGGATCCTGAGGCCGTTGCCGCGGATCTGGGTTTCTTCTCGGCCGTCCATAACTCGATCGATGGCACCGCATCCCGCGATGTGTTCGCCGAGTTCGCCTGGGTTTGCTCCATGATCGGCGTGGATCTTTCCCGGATTTCCGAGGAAGTCATCTTCTGGGCAACCAAGGAGTTCTCCTTCGTCACGCTGCATGACTCGTATTCCACGGGGTCCTCCATCATGCCGCAGAAGAAGAACCCGGACGTCGCCGAGCTCGCCCGCGGCAAGGCAGGACGCCTGATCGGCAACCTGACCGGCTTGTTGGCCACGCTCAAGGGCTTGCCGCTGGCGTACAACCGTGATCTGCAGGAAGACAAGGAGCCCGTTTTCGATGCCGCGGATACCTTGGAGCTGCTGCTTCCGGCCGTGTCCGGCATGATTGCCACTCTGAAGTTCAACACCGAGCGCATGGAGTCCCTGGCTCCCCAGGGCTTCGCGTTGGCAACGGACATTGCCGAATGGCTCGTCCGGCAGGGCGTTCCCTTCCGTGAGGCCCATGAGCTTTCCGGTGCTGCCGTCAAGCAGGCCGAAGGCCGTGGTGTGGAGTTGTGGGATCTGACGGATGAGGAGTATGCGGCCATCTCGGAGCACCTGACTCCCGAGGTCCGCAGTGTCCTCAGCACCGAAGGTTCGCTCAGCAGCCGGAACTCCCAGGGCGGAACGGCGCCGGCCGCCGTCGAGCGCCAACTCAAGGCACTCGAAGCGGAACTGGACGCGGTGCGTTCTTACGCCGGCTAA
- a CDS encoding DNA-3-methyladenine glycosylase: MSSSMDQHISSPAEVRTFLQGDPRVIAPQILGAVLTHHSDAGPVSVRLTEVEAYMGPRDSENPDPGSHTFGGLTPRNAPMFGPPGFLYVYFTYGMHYCANIVCGPDGSPSALLLRAGEIVEGQGLAALRRPASKAHKDLASGPARLASALGLTTADTGRDALASPFSLWLPTTPAPAVASGPRVGVAGPGGSTDYPWRFWIEDDPTVSKYKAAKPRTRNTAG; encoded by the coding sequence ATGAGTTCGTCCATGGACCAGCACATCAGCAGCCCGGCAGAGGTGCGCACCTTCCTCCAAGGCGATCCCCGAGTCATCGCTCCACAGATACTTGGTGCCGTGTTGACCCATCACTCCGACGCCGGTCCGGTCTCGGTACGGCTCACAGAAGTTGAGGCCTACATGGGACCCCGGGATTCGGAAAACCCGGACCCTGGCTCCCACACCTTCGGTGGGCTTACGCCCCGGAACGCGCCCATGTTCGGCCCGCCTGGATTCCTCTACGTGTACTTCACCTATGGCATGCACTACTGCGCAAACATTGTGTGCGGTCCCGACGGCTCACCTTCAGCGTTGCTCCTGCGGGCTGGAGAAATAGTGGAGGGCCAGGGGCTTGCTGCCCTCCGCCGGCCCGCCTCCAAAGCGCATAAGGATCTGGCCAGCGGTCCTGCGCGGCTGGCCTCCGCACTGGGGCTTACGACGGCGGACACTGGCCGCGACGCCCTCGCCTCACCGTTCAGTTTGTGGTTGCCCACCACGCCTGCACCTGCCGTGGCCAGCGGACCGCGCGTTGGAGTAGCCGGGCCGGGTGGCAGCACTGACTACCCATGGCGATTTTGGATCGAAGACGATCCCACGGTGTCCAAATACAAGGCCGCCAAGCCCCGGACCCGTAACACTGCCGGGTGA
- the argF gene encoding ornithine carbamoyltransferase, translated as MTSSTTTRHFLKDTDLSPAEQAEVLDLAVRMKAAPYSVQPFAAEGNGRKTVAVIFDKTSTRTRVSFATGIADMGGNALIINPGEAQIGHKESVEDTAKVLERMVSTIVWRTGAHSGLVAMAENSGVPVINALCDDYHPCQLLADLLAVKEHKGELAGLSMAYLGDAANNMANSYLLAGVTAGMHVRISGPEGYLPAPEIVAAAEERAAETGGSVLITSDAAEALKGADVVATDTWVSMGQEAEKEARMQLFRDYSVDEAAMAQAAPDAVVLHCLPAYRGYEISAGVIDGPQSIVWDEAENRLHAQKALMAWLMHRSGLAFVEGLSPVEGTGESTF; from the coding sequence GTGACTTCTTCCACCACCACCCGTCACTTCCTGAAGGACACGGACCTCAGCCCTGCAGAGCAGGCTGAGGTCTTGGATCTCGCCGTCCGGATGAAGGCCGCGCCGTACAGTGTGCAGCCCTTCGCTGCCGAGGGCAACGGCCGCAAGACCGTGGCCGTGATCTTTGACAAGACCTCCACCCGCACGCGTGTTTCCTTTGCCACGGGCATTGCGGACATGGGCGGCAACGCGTTGATCATCAACCCGGGTGAGGCCCAGATCGGCCACAAGGAATCCGTCGAGGACACCGCAAAGGTCCTTGAACGCATGGTCTCCACCATCGTGTGGCGCACGGGTGCCCACTCGGGCCTGGTGGCAATGGCGGAGAACTCCGGGGTCCCTGTTATCAATGCCCTGTGCGATGACTACCACCCCTGCCAACTCCTGGCGGACCTCCTGGCAGTCAAGGAGCACAAGGGGGAACTTGCCGGACTGAGCATGGCCTACCTCGGTGATGCCGCCAACAACATGGCCAACTCCTACCTGCTGGCGGGCGTCACGGCCGGAATGCATGTTCGCATCTCCGGCCCTGAGGGCTACTTGCCCGCGCCGGAAATCGTGGCCGCCGCGGAAGAACGCGCAGCCGAAACCGGCGGTTCGGTGCTGATCACCAGTGACGCTGCCGAAGCCCTTAAAGGCGCAGACGTCGTGGCAACGGACACGTGGGTTTCCATGGGGCAGGAAGCGGAGAAGGAAGCCCGGATGCAGCTGTTCCGCGATTACTCCGTGGATGAGGCTGCCATGGCACAAGCTGCACCGGACGCCGTGGTGCTCCACTGCCTGCCTGCGTACCGCGGCTACGAGATTTCCGCCGGAGTCATCGATGGGCCGCAATCCATCGTCTGGGACGAAGCAGAAAACCGCCTGCACGCGCAGAAGGCACTGATGGCGTGGTTGATGCACCGCTCCGGGCTGGCCTTTGTGGAGGGACTTTCTCCTGTCGAAGGCACCGGGGAGAGCACGTTCTAG
- a CDS encoding arginine repressor, with translation MSTTPSVPGASPATKTARQARITAILTGESVRSQAELAALLADDGVQVTQATLSRDLVELGAVRVRGKEGALVYAVPGEGGDRNAKSGVTQEILDARLTRLCGELLVTAEASGNIVVLRTPPGAANFLALAVDHSVMPSVLGTIAGDDTLLLVARDPDGGAELAARFLRMAEEAGPGN, from the coding sequence GTGTCCACCACCCCGTCCGTGCCGGGCGCGAGCCCGGCCACCAAGACTGCCCGGCAGGCGCGCATTACCGCCATCCTGACCGGTGAGTCCGTGCGTTCCCAAGCAGAGCTTGCAGCACTGCTGGCGGACGACGGCGTCCAGGTCACCCAGGCCACGCTGTCCCGCGACCTCGTGGAACTTGGCGCAGTCCGGGTCCGGGGCAAAGAAGGTGCCCTCGTGTACGCCGTTCCGGGGGAGGGCGGGGACCGCAATGCCAAAAGTGGTGTAACCCAGGAAATTCTGGATGCACGGCTGACACGTCTTTGTGGCGAACTCCTGGTCACCGCGGAGGCCTCGGGGAACATTGTGGTGCTCCGCACACCGCCGGGAGCTGCCAACTTCCTGGCCTTGGCCGTTGACCACTCGGTGATGCCGTCGGTATTGGGTACGATCGCAGGCGACGACACTTTGCTGCTGGTCGCGCGTGACCCTGACGGCGGGGCTGAACTGGCGGCGCGTTTTTTGCGCATGGCCGAAGAAGCCGGGCCCGGCAACTGA